The Triticum aestivum cultivar Chinese Spring chromosome 6D, IWGSC CS RefSeq v2.1, whole genome shotgun sequence genomic sequence GCAGAAATTTATGCACACACCTTAGCAACCATTTTTTCTTTGTGGTAACGATAAACCGGTGTAACACTCTTTGGTTCGTGCACAATCGCTAGGATATAGTTCCTGCAACTTATGATGAACAATTGTTTAAGTATGAGAATGAAGTAGAATATTTATTAGTGAAGAAACTATTACATCACCTGCATAGCACTCAATGGAGCATATTCTTCAGCTTCGTTATGTGATTCATTTGGGAGGTCACTGCCAACAACTCTTTCGTTGAGATCAACCTGAAACAAGAACATGATAATAGTATATTAATACTCATATTTTTATCTTTGTAGAAAGAGGTGTGGTTTAGATACTAACTTCATCACTTCTCGCGGTTACAAATTCATTTCTCAAATCCTCTGTGGGGAATTTTCGCTTCAGGAACGAACGGATCATAGCCAACTCATCTGTCACATTTTCTACATTATCACCTAGTGCCCGCAGTCTAAATTGAACATTTCCTTCTTTCTCGGGATGCTGAACAAAAGTCAGTCCCTGAGAAACTTTTATTTCGCTCCAATACTTGTCACCATAATACCCTCGAAGTTTTTTTGCCTCTTCCCCATGCACGCTTTTAAATACTTCTCTATAATCACTAAATGAAAGGTTCCCATTGttatctttctttctttcttccagtTTCTcctattgaaataaataaaaaacatcTCATTATACTAAGTAGTTTTAAATTAAAGCCTTTACTTTAATCACAAGTAGAAGTATACCATCACTATCTTTGTATTCGCATTTTTGTATTCACCGTCCTTCTTCTGCTTATGAGCTTCATCCCATAGTTCAATCTTGCTAACCTTTCGATTGCTCTTAATTTCCTGTTCAACAAAGTAAATTAGAATGTTTGTTAGTGTTTCTGTTAGAACATGTTCAGTTTTCTTCACTAACAAAACTTTTCTGAGCCATCTTTAGAAAGAAAAAGTTTGACCATCTCTTTTCTGAGCCTAGCATGGCTTTTTCTCCCGGTTGTATGTGGATTCTTCTGCTTCTTTGCACACTCGGTGTTCTTTTCGCATAATTTCTGGGAAAACAACACATCTAGTCAATATTAATGTCACCAAACTAGTTATGTACACCAGATTAAGTATGAGAATATACACATTACCATGTGTGAATCCTGGCACCAAAACCCAACAAGAGTATCCCATTGATGTGCATTAACACCTTTGGGAACACCTGCTACAATTTCAGCCAAAGACTTCTTCTCACGCTTGAAATATTTACTTTTCAAACGAGACTTATACACTCTCCATCTTTTGTTAATATTCAATAGGATCCAGTCTCTTGTAAGTTGTCTAGTCTCATTGGGGTAGATAAATTTCTCCTTCAAATATTAAAATTGACAATCAGCAATGTGAAATGAACAGCCTTGAACAGTGCTATAATGTTTTTTTACCTCCACATCTGTGATCATCTGCCCATGTTTTTGTAGAAACAATTCATTGTCCCATCTTGGAATATGCAATGGTGCAAATGTTGAGTTTTCTGCAAGCCAGGTAAGATGTTGACCTAGAATGGCAGCGGACCTTCCATTTGGAATTCCACTTCCGTCAGTCTCCACAATTATCTTGCCCCCACGTAATTCCGACAAATTTTTACCTCGGAATTCCCCTATAATCTGTCGCACATCTCCATTTGGCCCTGCATGCAAGAGTATCACAATGGCATATAACTGGACCATATACAACACACTAGATATGTGTTTGAAAAAGAAAATTGAGCTTACAAATTATTTTAATTTGCCGAGTAGATTCAGGAGGCTTTTTTGGTACTAGATCATCAATCTCTGGAGGGCCTTGTAAATTTTCTTCATCTGATTGTACACTTTCAGAAGCTTGCTCTGGGATGCTTAGGCTTCGAAGCCGTCGAGGTATCCTCAACATGATATCTTTACCAAACAATGTTAAAATCATATGTTAAGGTCAAGCATCGAAGCATATGTCAAGGTCATGCATATGATTTCACAAATTTCTTGGAACCAAACAGCCTTACGCACAAACCAAAGACTCAAAATTACTGCATTATGTGTGTGTGTTTCATAAATCAGTTACCAAGTAACTCAATTCTTATGTTTGCCTCACAAAAGATATGTAAGAGCAGTTATCTTCCAAATGCTAATAACATAACACTGCCAACAAACTCACATAGTTGGTGTAGTCCTAAATAGCAACAGCAATGTCACAGACGGCACAATCCAGTTTATCTTACGTTTGCTAGATAACTAGCCTCTTTCTGCTATACAACTTTTTTAAATAGAAACTAGTTGTAGAAAATGGTATATGTTGGACAAGAGGGGAAGGCAGAGGGTGGACAGGGTGGGCCGCTGCCCACCCTGAGATTTTGGTTTGATCTATATACCATAGGAGAACAGAGATGGAtctgagaaaaaaaataaaacagagcccAACTAGCAGCTAGCAGACCTAACCAGCGTCGAACTGGACACTGTGGAGACGTGCAGAAGCCGACCGCCCGTCCCATTATCTTTAGTATGCACATCCCAATCCCCATTCCCAATATCTAATTGAAATCATTATTAATTAGGAGCTGCTGTGTTTATAAGTATATTTCCCTAAAAAAAGTATATTCAACTGAAAAAATTGGCACTGTATGGCCTATTTGTTGTAAAAATATTCAGCCAAATCTCTGTTTGCATGACATATTTGTTGTCGATTTTTTTTATAGGCAGACCACCCTGTTTCGAAATCTTAGATCCGCCACTGTGTTGGACTCCAGTGGAATAAGGTGATCTTGCCGTAAATATGACCCATACACGCATGTAACTGAAAAGGCACCCAAAAATCACTTCAGAACTTACTGTAACGCACATAGCAACATACAAACCTGTAACAACAATCTTTTAGTGCAAAATCTGAGAGCTCCTGATTGAAACCTCCCTTCAGCTAAGATGCAAGAACCAAAACTAAAAAATAGTGGGACTGCACTAAGATGAGGTAGGAAATAGGACAGACTAAAAATACTACAAAATAGGAGAATACATTGCAGCCTGTGCAACCAAGCACTCATGTTTTATGCTCCAGCGTAAATGGAATGTGAGGTTATTTGGCCAATCTATCTAACACCACTTGTACTACTTTTGATCTTTAACATACACATTTTGATTAGACCAAACAGTTGCTCACATATTTTAAAGAAAATCTGTCAGAATTGATTTCTAGGCAAGCAAGCAATTCAACAAACACTTAGAGTGCATTGCCTACATGAAGGAAGTAAGGAGACGAAGGAGAAGAGGATCAAGATTTGAGATGCATAAATGAAGGAGCCACTTCGGTTGATTTAATGGTAAAACTGTTGGGGCAATGGGATTCAAGGGATCACCTGCTTGACGTGGTGGAGGCGAGAGCTGCTTGCTGGGCGGCGTACCGATGGACAAACGGCGCAGCTTCGTGTGAAGGCTGAGATCGTCTCGGATGCGGCTTCGTGGCGGTGAGGACGAAGTCGGGAGGAGCATGGCTTCGTGATGGTGAGGACGACagacgccgacgaggctccgacTAGCGACCTTGTTGATGGAGGAAGAAGGGAGTCGTCGGCGGGCGTAGCTAGCGGCGGCGAGCGGAGCTAGCGGCGGAGGGCAGCGCTTGAGGATGAGGCTGCCACCGCGCGGTGTGCGGGAATGCGGCGCGCGGGTTCATGATGCCGGGCAGATTGGAATCGGGAAGTTGGATCATGGGGAGGTGGGGAAGATGGTGGGGAGGAAAAATAGCAGAGACGCGCGAAGTCTTTCCCGCGGTAAAGAAAATATGTGTAGCGCCAAATTTTATTAAGAAAAAATATTCCGGGAAGCCCAAATTTAATTAAGTGTGAATAGTTTGGGAGCTCTAAGTAATCACATATATGGATGTGTTAAAAAACACATATATTGATAAATAATTTTTTTAGGTGTATCCTTTATTGGATTATCCTTAtgctttgtttttttttcaaaaaatatcaAATTTCATTGGGTAATATACGTATCCAAGTAATATCGATATAGCTTAATAAAAAACAATAAAGGCAGTGGTAGATCAAAGTTGAGCTTGGCCCTCCTCCGTGCGCTGCCGTGTCGACCGCTGACGCCGCACCAGTGTGCCATCCCTTCAACTAGCCCATGTCAGCGACGGAACCGGCGGCACGCAACGACTCCTCCAAGCTAATCTAGACCAGCTGGTCACTGATGCAGTGTCGGCATCTTCGCGGTGTCGGCGTTCGATGTGGCAAACGTGGCCCAAATTGCGCCACTCCTGCCGCTCCTCCTCCTGTGCCACCCTCTTGGCCGACGTCAGGGTGCTGCATGACGATGTGTCGTCGCCATGTCGAGGTAATGGAGGAGGCGCCCGGGAGGGCTCCTCCTCCTTCACGACCTTGTCACGCCAGTTGCGACGCAGCGGTGATGCCAGTCGGTTGAAACGGTCAAACGTGTTGCGTGAGGGGGTGGCTCCTCTTTGACGCGACATCCGGTTTGGTCTCAGCAGTTTCATCAGAGGGGAGGGGCTCCTCCTCAACATGTATGTTGGCCGGGGTTGGCGTTGTGCTTAAATAGCCAGGACACGCAGACCGACACTGCTTCAATGTGGCGCATCGACCGGAGTAGGCTTCTCAGTCCCCGTGTTCATTTACGCTTGTAGCAATGATCAACGTAGTACCTCACTTGAAGCACCGCGCTGCCACTCATTTCTAGCATCTCATGCCGCCGGTCGTAGTCCACACCCAACTCCGGTTGGAGCAAATATGCAGTTGGTCCGAAATAAACCTGCCACACCGATTCTTGCAAATCGTGTGGTTGGCTCGAGCGTCCAGCAGGGCCACCGTCACCATTTCCAGCTCTCGGCGTGGCCGGTTGCAGCATCTCACGCCATGGTGTTTTTGTTATAAATGATCGTCCCAACTAAGGCACAAGCGCAAACCTCCTTCTTGCTCCCGGGTTTCGAGGCCCCCAAAATCTTCCTTGGTTGGGTTGTAGGAAGCATACAGAAGCTTGTCAGATTTTTTAAGTCGGTTATCTTTATCTTGTTTAGGTTTATTTCGGTCAGGTTTTACTAAGTTTTCCTgggttttcctttttttccttttatcttttattttttaccttttgttttagtttttatttattttgcctttctattttttctatttccctttctttctttctttttcaaaTTCTTGGAGTTcttccaaatttgtgaacttttatttacaattaaatttttttaagtttgtgaatattttttttcaaaccatgaacatttttcaaattcacaataaTTTCAAGTTCAAAAACATTTCTTGAATTTGTGAACTGTTCTCTAATTAGTGAAAAATTCCATTTTTTCGCAAAAAAGCTTTGAAACCATAAATCATTTTCAAATTCGCGAAACTTTTTCaagatcatgaatattttttaaattcattcTTTTAGTTTGTGATTATATTTCAttgaattggtgaacttttttagaattcatgaacattttcagaaggcgtgaacctttttcaaattcatgttttttttaagatcgcaaacatttttcaaatttgattttcccCCCAAAAAATTTAACTTTTTATGAAAGTCAACGGCCATATGTGGCCGTTCCCAGGATTTTAAAAATAACAAAAGAAATGTACTAGTTACTGTAACACTTCACTGATTTCACGAAATATCCCTTACTGCGTTTGATTTTTATGATTTTCTAGTTTCTCCATCTTTATTTACTATAATTTTTTCTGGTTAACTGGGATGTCAATCGTGCAAAGTCGATGTCATGCACTTGCAAAATATTATTGAAATATTGACTAGACTACTTTCATTTTCTATAAACTAGCACAAAGAAGCATCCAATCAGGACAAATTAACCTGAAGCACACTTCATCAGAAGGTTCCAAAATTTAGCAGTAGTACTGTCAGTGAAAGTTAAAAAACTGTTCAAAGAACTAAACGGACAGCCATACAACTCATTCATAACAAAAGGGAACATACACATTAAAAAAAGACCATAGGCTCGTTCATCACAGAGTAACATACATTCCGAAGAAGATCCACCCAGCTAGAATAATTATGTTGGAGTAATTCTACCTAGGAGCATGGATGACAATTGCTAAACCTATATCTTAGCTGCAGATAACAAGCTAAAAACACAAAGACTACTCTGTTTCATCTGAAGATGGTTCTCCACCCATGTCAAAAATATCACGAGGTTTGAATTTCACCATGGTATTCCAATTCTCACTTCTCGGATTTTGGATATAGAAGACCTGGTCCACTTGGGAAGAAAATACAAAAGGTTCATCCTCTAACTTCTCCCCTGTATGTATTTTTCGGGAGAAGTTCACATGAGTGAATCCAAACTCATCTCTTATAATACCAGCTTTGTGATGAACATCATACCAATCACATTTAAAGAAGACCACCTTGTAATCTTTGTATGACAACTCGAAGATGTCAGATAACCGACCATAATAGGACACACCATTTTCAGCAAGGTTCACGACACCACTATTTTGTGTCACGTGTCCTGTCTCGCGACTGATAGTATGAAACCTGAAACCATTAATTATATAGCCACTATAGCGCACCCCGCATTTGCTTGGTTTTGCGGCTAATGCTCTTATCTTTTCTGTGATATCCAGTCCATCATCTAGTATAACCTGTATGTAAGAGTGGTTACATTGAGTTCACATGGAACTACagtgaaggaacatgctaaaggtGAATTATACCTTTTGTTCCAACCAGTCAGCAAAGTGTCTACTAATCAAATCCTCATTGTCATCATCCGTCAAATTTAAGTTACCCGGTTTCCTCTTCTCTTGGTCCAGAAATTCTCTGTAATAATAAGACAAATAACATCATGATTTTTTCCAACTTGTGAAAATTAAAAGAAATAGGAGACAACATTGAAGCACACCTACGAAGATCATCAAGCTCATCAGAGTGTCGCAAGACATATCTATGTGCTTGAACTAGAAGCTGATCGTCCAACTGGCCTATAGTGACAGCCTTTCCAATTGGCTCACCAACACTATCAAACATGTACATGCCCTTTGTATTATCCGAAGGATCAGGGTTCCTAGATGTTCTTGTGAAACGTGTGGTTCCTTCTAGAAATCTTGAACAAAAGGTCAAGCATTCTTCAACAGTATATCCTTCAGCAATAGAACCTTCAGGATAAGCTCTATTGCGCACAAGTGACTTTAGCCAAACAAATGATCTGAACATCATAAAACAACAATGTTATATGCATAATGGGAAACAATAAATCAAATCATATACTTAGATGCACTGTGGAAAATAACAAATCAATCAAAGTGGCATACCTCTCTAGAGGGTACATCCACCTGTAATGCACCGGGCCACCAAGTTTAGCTTCTTCAACTAAATGCACCATTAAATGTACCATGACAGTAAAAAACGATGGAAGAAAAACCTTTTCCATATTACAAAGTGTCTTCACAATACTCTCTTGCAGTTTGTCAAGCTCAGAGACATCTAACACTTTGGAGCATAGCTTCTTGAAGAAATTAGCCAGCTCAACAACTATTATCATGAAATCTTTACTGGGATAACAGTGTAAAAGTGCCACAGGAAGGATGTCTTGTAGAATAACATGGCAGTCGTGGCTTTTGAGGCCAGTCAATGTCAATTCTTTCATGTTCACACACCTCGAAAAGTTTGATGCACAACCATCAGGTGTCCTACACTTCTTAACCACTGTACAAAGAATCTCCTTCTTTTCTTTATACATATTAAAAGGTGCATGCGGCAATTCAGTTTTACCCTTATCACCTTCATGAGGTTGAAGGCTAGATCGAATTCCAATTTCTCCTAAGTCAAGTCGTGCATTAAGGCCATCCTTTGTTTTAGAATCAATATCCAGTAAGGTTCCAATTAAATTTTAGAAGACATTTTTCTCAATATGCATTACATCTAGATTGTGCCGTAACTTGTTGTGCTCCCAGTATTCCAAATCAAAGAATATCGACTTCTTTTTGAAACAATCCTCAGGCTTCTTTTCAGGTTTACGTGCGACGTTACCTGATTTCTTGTTAGGCGCTCTTTTACACTTCTGTTTTTCAGAACCTTCAATTCCTTTTTCACTGTCTttgcccttctttttccctttccctttcTTTGCCACAACAACCTTTTTTCCTAAGACAAACACTCTGCCCTGCAACATTCTCAAAGCTGAGCTACCACTCATTGATATAGGTGCAAGTTCCATCTCTTCGGTGTTATCAAACTCCTTCTTTCGTCTCCGAAATACATGATTCTGTGTTAGCCATCGGCGATGACCCATATAACAAAATTTCTTACTCTTCTTTAGCCAATATGATCTTGTAAAAGGACCACAAGACGGGCAAGCATATTTACCGCTCGTGCTCCACCCATAGAGGTAAGCTAATGCTGGAAAATCGTTCAAAGTCCATAATAGTGCAGCTCGAAGAGAAAATTTCTCCTGGGTACATGAATCAAAAGTGTCCACACCCTTCCA encodes the following:
- the LOC123143296 gene encoding uncharacterized protein isoform X2; amino-acid sequence: MYKEKKEILCTVVKKCRTPDGCASNFSRCVNMKELTLTGLKSHDCHVILQDILPVALLHCYPSKDFMIIVVELANFFKKLCSKVLDVSELDKLQESIVKTLCNMEKVFLPSFFTVMVHLMVHLVEEAKLGGPVHYRWMYPLERSFVWLKSLVRNRAYPEGSIAEGYTVEECLTFCSRFLEGTTRFTRTSRNPDPSDNTKGMYMFDSVGEPIGKAVTIGQLDDQLLVQAHRYVLRHSDELDDLRREFLDQEKRKPGNLNLTDDDNEDLISRHFADWLEQKVILDDGLDITEKIRALAAKPSKCGVRYSGYIINGFRFHTISRETGHVTQNSGVVNLAENGVSYYGRLSDIFELSYKDYKVVFFKCDWYDVHHKAGIIRDEFGFTHVNFSRKIHTGEKLEDEPFVFSSQVDQVFYIQNPRSENWNTMVKFKPRDIFDMGGEPSSDETE
- the LOC123143296 gene encoding uncharacterized protein isoform X3, with the protein product MYKEKKEILCTVVKKCRTPDGCASNFSRCVNMKELTLTGLKSHDCHVILQDILPVALLHCYPSKDFMIIVVELANFFKKLCSKVLDVSELDKLQESIVKTLCNMEKVFLPSFFTVMVHLMVHLVEEAKLGGPVHYRWMYPLERSFVWLKSLVRNRAYPEGSIAEGYTVEECLTFCSRFLEGTTRFTRTSRNPDPSDNTKGMYMFDSVGEPIGKAVTIGQLDDQLLVQAHRYVLRHSDELDDLRREFLDQEKRKPGNLNLTDDDNEDLISRHFADWLEQKMMDWISQKR